Genomic DNA from Mesorhizobium sp. 131-2-1:
AGGCGACATACCGTAATGACCGGCGCCTTGCGCTCCGCCTTCGTCATGCGCGGCTACGCCACCATGCCGTGCCCGAGGATGTCGATTACCGTGCTGCGCGCGGTCTCGATCGCCGGCTGTTCGACAAGCTGCTCAAGGGCGACTGGATCGCCGCCCATGAGAGCTTGGCCATCGTCGGGCCGGCCGGGGTCGGGAAGAGCTGGTTGGCCTGCGCCATCGGTCACAAGGCCTGCCGTGACAACCGTTCGGTCCTCTACACCCGACTGCCGCGGCTCATCGATGACCTGTCCCTGGCCAAGGGCGACGGCCGCATCGCCGCGCGCATGAAAAGCCTGGCCAGGGTCGATCTCCTTATCCTCGACGATTGGGGCCTCGAACCGCTCGACGGCAATGCCCGTCACCACCTGCTCGAAATCCTCGAAGACCGGTACGGGCGTCGCTCAACGCTGGTGACCAGCCAACTCCCGGTGGCCCGCTGGTTCGATCTGATCGGAGATCCCACCTACGCCGATGCCATCCTCGACCGCCTCGTTCACAACGCTCACCGGCTCGAACTCAACGGCGAATCCATGCGCAGATCCATCATCTCCGCTGCCGCTTGACCGAACCGCAAATGCAGTGACATCTTCCCCGACGATCAGGTGCTCCACCTGCGCGCGATCAGATCGGAACGCTGCGCGGCATCAGATCGGAATACATGCGCGCCATCGTCGGAATCCGCACGTATGCGACCGGGAAGATTCCGGAGCGGGTCTCCTATTTTTAGTAGCTTCCTGTTGTTTACGCTAGGACGCAGATCTGTAATTTGCAGAGCTTGGCGGTGTATCCCTTGAGGGTTTCAAGGATCTGTCCGCACTGGCCGAGCCGGAGCTGGTCGTGCTGTATCGGGTCTCACAAGGCCGGACGTTGCATTGACTCGAAGCGGGCTGTCAGGCCCATCTGACTACCTTCGCATATCGTCCGTCCCTGCGTTCCCTCGCGGGACACCGCCCTCGGATCAGCGCTGGCGCTTCACCGCTGGCAAACTGTTTCTACCTCATCTCAAGCCTCGAACAAAGTGCCGTCGCGCAGCATGGCATGCATGATGACAGCGAGACGCCGCGCGAGTGCCACTCGGGCTTTCTTCAGGCCGCGGCGCTTCGAGATTTTCAGCGCCCAAGTCTTGAGCGCGAAGCTCTCCCGGCTCCGGGTCAGGATTGAGTTGGCTGCTTCATAGAGAAGCTTGCGGACCATGCTGTCACCTTGCTTGGTGATCCGGCCGGTCCAGTCGAGTTCGCCGGACTGATGACGCCTGGGCACCAGGCCAAAGTAGGCACCCGCGTTTCGCGATTGTCGGAACCGGCCGGCCTCGTCGATGGCCGCGGAGAAGGCGGCTGAAGTCTGGATGCCAACACCAGGTATACTCATGAGGATCTGGCAGGCCTGCGACTGAGCGGCGAGCATACGCAGCTTGAGATCCAGTTCCTTGATCTGCTCGACCAGTTGCACGCGCACCGTCAGCAACGAAGTGATCGCTTCGCCAAGACCAGGGATGTGGGATGCTTCCATGATGCGTTCGATGAAGGCCTTTCCCTGCCCGACGCCCGGCCTACAGCCGAAGGTGGCGCACAACCCACGGATCATGTTGTCGAGCCGGACACGGGCCTCCACCAGATGACCGCGAGCGGTGATCATGCTGCGTACACCGTGCGCGCCCGGCGATTTGACATGAACCTCCTTGTAGAAGCCCGTTCTTGCCAGTTGCGCGAGCCCTGCAGCATCATGGGGATCGGTTTTGTTCGCCTTCATCGCCTTGAGGCTCTGGTGCGCCTGGCGGGCATCGATACACACCACGTTGACGCCCAACTCCCGCAGGCCAAGGCAGATCGCGGGTGACATACGTCCGGTTTCGATCACCGCCCGCTCGATCGGGCCGTGTCGGCGCAATGCGTCGGCGATCGCATCCGGCGTGCTCTCAGCCGTCTCGGAACTCAGCTTGCGTCCATTTTCATCAATAATGCAGACCTGCGTGCTTTCCATCGACAGGTCTAGTCCGGCATAATGCTTCATGGCTGTTTCCTTCCTTCAGGATTCGACAACCAGAAGTGTGCGCCTCACCCGAGGCCCGAGGGAAGCAGCCACAAATTACACGATGACTCATAACTTTTCAACCAGATGCGCACGGAAGCGAGTTTGATGGCAGCGAGGAAGTTTTGCGGGTCGCGGTCATACCGGGTGGCTATGCCTCTGAAATGCTTGAGCTTGTTGAAGTATCGCTCGACGAGATTGCGCTGCCTGTAGACCCATGCGCTGAAGGGAAAACTGCCGGTTCGGTTCTTCTTCGGCGGGATGTTCGCCCACGCTTTTCGCTCCGCCGCGAGCGTGCGGATAGCATCGCTGTCGTAAGCGCGGTCGGCGAGCAGGATTGCATCGGGTTGGAGGGCGTCGAGCATGGCGGCGGCGGGCTTGCCGTCATGTGCCTGTCCGGCCGTCAGGACGAGGTCGATCGGCCGGCCTTCGGCATCGACGAGCGCGTGGATCTTGGTCGTGAGGCCGCCGCGGGAACGTCCCATGCAACCATCGTCGTCGCCCCCTTTTTTGCCGCGGCAGCGTGCTGGTGAACGCGGACACAGGAGGAGTCGATCATGATGATCTCGCCGTCGAAAGCCTTGGAAACCGCCGCCAGCAGCCGATCCCAGACTCCGGCCTTACGCCATCGCACGAACCGGTTGTAGCAGGTGGTGTAGGGGCCATAGCGTTCCGGCACATCGGCCCAGGGCGATCCGGTCCGGAACCGCCACAGGATGCCATTCAAAACCTTGCGGTCGTCAACCCGGGCAACACCGCGAACCTTGTTGGGCAGACGCGGGTGGATGATGCTCCATTCGAAGTCGCTCAGTTCGTAACGACGCATTCAAGCCTCCAAAAGAAGCCTTGAATCAGAACTCGTCACAAAACGGTAGTCAGTTTATGAGTTTGCGGCCTAGTCATGTGAATCTAAAGTTCGCCACATAAGGTCTGCTCGGCCTTCTGACAGAAACGCCTAACGGACGAGAGAATTTCGTCCGCGGACTTGGTCCATCGATAGGGCTTTGGGTTCTCATTGTGGCGCTCGATGAAGGTACGAATATCGGCCTCGAGCTGGCTGGTTGAGGTATGCACGCCGCGTCGCAGCTGCTTTCGGGTCAGTTCAGCGAACCAGCGTTCGACCTGATTGATCCAGGATGCCGATGTGGGCGTGAAGTGGACATGGTAGTGAGGCCGGCGCGCCAGCCATGACCTGACCAGCGGGGTTTTGTGGGTGGCATAATTATCCATGATGATGTGGATATCGAGATCGGGCGGCACGTTGGCGTTGATCTGCTTGAGGAAGTCCAGAAACTCGGTCGCCCTGTGCCGCTTGTAGCATTTGCCGATCACAAAGCCGGACGCCACATCGAGCGCCGCGAACAGCGAGGTGGTGCCGTGTCGGACATAGCTATGGGTCCGGCGTTCCGGCATGCCCGGCATCATCGGCAGGACCGGTTGCTCCCGATCGAGTGCCTGGATCTGGCTCTTCTCGTCGACGCTCAAAACAAGTGCCCTGTTGGGCGGTGACAGGTAGAGCCCGACGATGTCGCGAACCTTGTCGACGAACAGCGGATCGCTCGACAGCTTGAACGTCTCCGAGCTATGCGGCTGCAGCCCGAAGGCGGTCCATATCCGGCGGATCGTCGTATGGGAGAAGCCAGTCGCAGTGCCCATCGAGCGGATGGACCAATGGGTCGCATCATCGGGCTTCGAGCGTAGCGTCCGCTCGATCACGGCCGCGATCTGATCATCGTCAATCGTGCGGGGTCTGCCGGGGCGGGCCTCGTCCAGCAGCCCCTCGACGCGATCTTTGAGGAAACGTCGTCGCCATTTACCGACCGTGTGTTCGTGCACGCCCAACTCGGCTGCCACGGCCTTGCTGGGGACACCGTCAGCGCATCGAAGAATGATCCGGCACCGCTCCGACATCGATCGCGCTACACGCTGACGCCGGACCTGCCGCTCCAGATACTCCCGCTCGACTGAGCTCAGAACCA
This window encodes:
- the istB gene encoding IS21-like element helper ATPase IstB, giving the protein MLKHPTLELLGQLGLAGMAHAFIELESNSDADNLSHAEWLALLLDHEATYRNDRRLALRLRHARLRHHAVPEDVDYRAARGLDRRLFDKLLKGDWIAAHESLAIVGPAGVGKSWLACAIGHKACRDNRSVLYTRLPRLIDDLSLAKGDGRIAARMKSLARVDLLILDDWGLEPLDGNARHHLLEILEDRYGRRSTLVTSQLPVARWFDLIGDPTYADAILDRLVHNAHRLELNGESMRRSIISAAA
- a CDS encoding IS110 family transposase; translated protein: MKHYAGLDLSMESTQVCIIDENGRKLSSETAESTPDAIADALRRHGPIERAVIETGRMSPAICLGLRELGVNVVCIDARQAHQSLKAMKANKTDPHDAAGLAQLARTGFYKEVHVKSPGAHGVRSMITARGHLVEARVRLDNMIRGLCATFGCRPGVGQGKAFIERIMEASHIPGLGEAITSLLTVRVQLVEQIKELDLKLRMLAAQSQACQILMSIPGVGIQTSAAFSAAIDEAGRFRQSRNAGAYFGLVPRRHQSGELDWTGRITKQGDSMVRKLLYEAANSILTRSRESFALKTWALKISKRRGLKKARVALARRLAVIMHAMLRDGTLFEA
- a CDS encoding IS5 family transposase (programmed frameshift), whose translation is MRRYELSDFEWSIIHPRLPNKVRGVARVDDRKVLNGILWRFRTGSPWADVPERYGPYTTCYNRFVRWRKAGVWDRLLAAVSKAFDGEIIMIDSSCVRVHQHAAAAKKGDDDGCMGRSRGGLTTKIHALVDAEGRPIDLVLTAGQAHDGKPAAAMLDALQPDAILLADRAYDSDAIRTLAAERKAWANIPPKKNRTGSFPFSAWVYRQRNLVERYFNKLKHFRGIATRYDRDPQNFLAAIKLASVRIWLKSYESSCNLWLLPSGLG
- a CDS encoding IS630 family transposase produces the protein MANATGRPTAALVLSSVEREYLERQVRRQRVARSMSERCRIILRCADGVPSKAVAAELGVHEHTVGKWRRRFLKDRVEGLLDEARPGRPRTIDDDQIAAVIERTLRSKPDDATHWSIRSMGTATGFSHTTIRRIWTAFGLQPHSSETFKLSSDPLFVDKVRDIVGLYLSPPNRALVLSVDEKSQIQALDREQPVLPMMPGMPERRTHSYVRHGTTSLFAALDVASGFVIGKCYKRHRATEFLDFLKQINANVPPDLDIHIIMDNYATHKTPLVRSWLARRPHYHVHFTPTSASWINQVERWFAELTRKQLRRGVHTSTSQLEADIRTFIERHNENPKPYRWTKSADEILSSVRRFCQKAEQTLCGEL